The Pithys albifrons albifrons isolate INPA30051 chromosome 23, PitAlb_v1, whole genome shotgun sequence genome contains a region encoding:
- the DDX6 gene encoding probable ATP-dependent RNA helicase DDX6, protein MSTARTENPVIMGLSSQNGQLRGPVKPSGGPGGGGTTSQQQMNQLKNANTINNGTQQQAQSVSTAIKPGDDWKKTLKLPPKDLRIKTSDVTSTKGNEFEDYCLKRELLMGIFEMGWEKPSPIQEESIPIALSGRDILARAKNGTGKSGAYLIPLLERLDLKKDNIQAMVIVPTRELALQVSQICIQVSKHMGGAKVMATTGGTNLRDDIMRLDDTVHVVIATPGRILDLIKKGVAKVEHVQMIVLDEANKLLSQDFVQIMEDIILTLPKNRQILLYSATFPLSVQKFMNSHLQKPYEINLMEELTLKGVTQYYAYVTERQKVHCLNTLFSRLQINQSIIFCNSSQRVELLAKKISQLGYSCFYIHAKMRQEHRNRVFHDFRNGLCRNLVCTDLFTRGIDIQAVNVVINFDFPKLAETYLHRIGRSGRFGHLGLAINLITYDDRFNLKSIEEQLGTEIKPIPSNIDKSLYVAEYHSEPVEDEKQ, encoded by the exons ATGAGCACGGCCAGAACAGAGAACCCTGTTATAATGGGTCTATCCAGTCAGAATGGGCAGCTGAGGGGCCCCGTCAAACCCAGCGGGGGCCCCGGGGGTGGAGGCACAACCAGCCAGCAACAGATGAACCAGCTGAAAAACGCCAACACAATCAACAATGGCACCCAACAGCAAGCACAGAGCGTGAGCACCGCTATTAA ACCTGGTGATGACTGGAAGAAGACTTTAAAACTCCCTCCAAAAGATTTGAGAATCAAAACTTCG GACGTGACCTCCACAAAAGGAAACGAGTTTGAAGATTACTGTTTGAAACGGGAGTTGCTGATGGGAATTTTTGAAATGGGCTGGGAAAAACCATCTCCTATTCAG GAGGAGAGCATCCCCATTGCTTTGTCTGGTAGGGATATCTTGGCTAGAGCGAAAAATGGAACAGGCAAGAGTGGAGCCTACCTCATTCCTTTACTTGAACGGCTAGACCTAAAGAAGGACAATATACAAG CAATGGTGATTGTTCCCACCCGTGAACTAGCCCTGCAGGTCAGTCAAATCTGTATCCAAGTCAGCAAACACATGGGAGGTGCCAAAGTGATGGCAACAACAGGAGGAACCAATTTGCGAGATGACATAATGAGGCTTGATGATACAG TGCATGTGGTGATAGCTACCCCTGGGAGGATTCTCGATCTCATCAAGAAAGGAGTAGCAAAAGTTGAGCATGTCCAGATGATAGTATTGGATGAGGCAA ATAAGTTGCTGTCTCAAGATTTTGTTCAAATAATGGAAGACATTATTCTCACGCTACCTAAAAACAGACAGATTTTGCTCTACTCAGCCACTTTCCCTTTGAGTGTACAGAAGTTCATG aattcCCATTTGCAGAAACCCTACGAGATTAATCTGATGGAGGAGCTGACTTTGAAGGGAGTTACTCAGTACTATGCCTATGTCACTGAGCGTCAGAAAGTGCACTGCCTCAACACACTCTTCTCCAGG CTCCAGATTAACCAGTCGATCATTTTCTGCAACTCCTCTCAACGGGTTGAATTGCTAGCCAAAAAGATCTCCCAGCTGGGCTATTCCTGCTTCTATATCCATGCTAAAATGAGGCAG GAGCATCGCAATCGTGTGTTCCACGATTTCCGGAATGGCTTGTGCCGCAATCTCGTTTGCACTG ATCTGTTTACCCGAGGTATTGATATCCAGGCTGTGAATGTGGTGATAAACTTTGATTTCCCAAAGCTGGCAGAGACTTACCTCCATCGCATTGGCAGATCAG GTCGCTTTGGTCATCTTGGCCTGGCCATCAACTTGATCACCTACGATGATCGATTCAACCTGAAGAGTATTGAGGAGCAGTTGGGAACTGAAATCAAACCCATACCAAGCAACATTGACAAGAGCCTGTATGTGGCAGAATATCACAGTGAACCTGTAGAAGATGAGAAACAGTAA